One genomic region from Amycolatopsis sp. FBCC-B4732 encodes:
- a CDS encoding DUF3000 domain-containing protein has product MTAMTPVPELFREAVAALQSVRPRREVLLEPMRAPQRLAPWSYAVSCEVAGPADVLASGRLVLLHDPEGQEGWDGVLRLVMYVRAELDRELATDPFLPAVGWSWLTDALEVSGASWTALGGTVTETSSARFGDISGPARTDDLELRASWTPADAGLLPHGQAFCQVMASVVGLPPVGVTLFGQRQSS; this is encoded by the coding sequence GTGACCGCGATGACGCCAGTGCCCGAGCTCTTCCGCGAAGCAGTCGCGGCGCTGCAGTCCGTCCGGCCCCGCCGGGAGGTGCTGCTGGAGCCGATGCGGGCCCCGCAGCGGCTCGCGCCGTGGTCGTACGCGGTCAGCTGTGAGGTCGCCGGGCCCGCGGACGTGCTGGCGTCCGGCCGGCTGGTCCTGCTGCACGACCCCGAGGGCCAGGAAGGCTGGGACGGCGTGCTGCGGCTGGTCATGTACGTGCGCGCGGAGCTGGACCGCGAACTGGCGACCGACCCGTTCCTGCCGGCGGTCGGCTGGTCCTGGCTGACGGACGCGCTGGAGGTGTCCGGCGCGAGCTGGACGGCACTGGGCGGCACGGTCACCGAGACGTCCTCGGCCCGCTTCGGCGACATCTCGGGCCCGGCCCGCACGGACGACCTGGAGCTGCGGGCGTCGTGGACCCCGGCCGACGCCGGGCTACTGCCGCACGGGCAGGCGTTCTGCCAGGTGATGGCGAGCGTCGTGGGCCTGCCGCCGGTCGGCGTGACGCTCTTCGGGCAGCGCCAGAGCTCCTGA
- a CDS encoding response regulator transcription factor — protein MATVGISQAVRSTPAGALPASMVPHPREELFSVLVVDDHPLLREAIAARLAQMGAGTVHEAATVAEARARAQATGPCDLAILDLGLPDGSGIELVTELRSHGWPRVVVLASSDDPYAVRSAFQAGAQAYLLKSASPVVVTDGVRRVLEGGVYADPSVAPVLATGTRVAGTDNTPRELSAREVEVLQLVADGQSNKEIGEELSLSALTVKSHLSRIGRKLGTGDRAQMVALAMRAGVIR, from the coding sequence GTGGCTACCGTCGGCATTTCTCAGGCCGTCCGATCCACGCCAGCCGGCGCCTTGCCGGCGAGCATGGTTCCGCACCCGCGGGAAGAGCTCTTTTCGGTATTAGTGGTCGACGACCACCCGCTGTTGAGGGAGGCAATCGCAGCAAGACTCGCACAGATGGGTGCGGGGACCGTCCACGAAGCCGCCACGGTGGCCGAGGCGAGGGCGCGAGCACAGGCCACAGGGCCTTGTGACCTGGCGATCCTCGATCTCGGACTGCCGGACGGCAGCGGCATCGAGCTGGTTACGGAACTTCGTAGCCACGGCTGGCCGCGCGTGGTGGTACTCGCATCCTCGGACGACCCGTACGCGGTCCGCTCGGCCTTCCAGGCCGGGGCCCAGGCGTACCTGCTGAAGTCCGCGTCACCGGTCGTCGTGACCGATGGCGTGCGGCGTGTGCTCGAGGGCGGCGTCTACGCCGACCCGAGCGTGGCTCCGGTGCTGGCCACCGGGACCCGCGTCGCGGGCACCGACAACACCCCGCGCGAGCTGTCCGCTCGTGAGGTGGAGGTGCTCCAGCTGGTCGCCGACGGACAGTCCAACAAGGAGATCGGCGAGGAGCTTTCGCTCTCCGCTCTCACCGTCAAGTCCCACCTGTCCCGGATCGGGCGCAAGCTCGGCACGGGCGACCGGGCTCAGATGGTGGCGCTGGCCATGCGGGCCGGCGTGATCCGCTGA
- a CDS encoding HRDC domain-containing protein, whose protein sequence is MEIESTGGPVLLREPAEGTPPVITEPSALAEACARLAAGTGAVAVDTERASGYRYWPKAYLVQLRREGSGTVLIDPIALADDLAPLREVLNDLEWVLHAASQDLPCLAELGLHPAELFDTELAGRLAGYERVALGTLVELLLGYTLEKGHSAADWSKRPLPVDWLNYAALDVELLIQLREKLEAELGAQGKLEWARQEFENVRLAPPPAPRAEPWRRTSGVHKIRNPRGLAAVRELWQARDELARKRDRAPSRILPDSAIVNAVTADPKTVEDLQALPVFSGRVQRKYTASWLRHLQAARALPASELPSPSQPTDGPPPVNRWADKDPDAAARLSAARAALTAIAEDRRLPVENLLLPDLVRRTCWRPPAETDEDSVAAVLRAGGARPWQVELTASALSKALQATAS, encoded by the coding sequence ATGGAGATCGAGTCCACGGGCGGCCCTGTGCTGCTACGAGAACCCGCCGAGGGCACGCCCCCGGTGATCACCGAACCGTCCGCGCTGGCCGAGGCCTGCGCGCGACTCGCCGCGGGCACCGGCGCGGTCGCCGTCGACACCGAACGCGCGTCCGGCTACCGGTACTGGCCCAAGGCCTACCTCGTGCAGTTGCGCCGCGAGGGTTCCGGCACGGTGCTGATCGACCCGATCGCACTGGCCGACGACCTCGCCCCGCTGCGCGAAGTCCTCAACGACCTGGAGTGGGTGCTGCACGCGGCCTCCCAGGACCTCCCCTGCCTCGCCGAGCTGGGCCTGCACCCGGCGGAGCTGTTCGACACCGAGCTGGCCGGCCGGCTGGCGGGCTACGAACGCGTCGCGCTCGGGACGCTGGTCGAGCTGCTGCTCGGCTACACCCTCGAAAAGGGGCACAGCGCGGCGGACTGGTCGAAGCGGCCGCTGCCGGTCGACTGGCTCAACTACGCGGCCCTCGACGTCGAGCTGCTCATCCAGCTGCGCGAAAAGCTGGAGGCGGAGCTGGGCGCCCAGGGCAAGCTGGAGTGGGCGCGGCAGGAGTTCGAGAACGTGCGCCTGGCCCCGCCGCCGGCCCCGCGGGCCGAGCCGTGGCGCCGGACGTCCGGCGTCCACAAGATCCGCAACCCCCGCGGCCTGGCGGCGGTCCGCGAGCTGTGGCAGGCCCGCGACGAGCTCGCCCGCAAGCGCGACCGGGCCCCGAGCCGCATCCTCCCGGACAGCGCGATCGTCAACGCGGTGACGGCCGACCCGAAGACGGTCGAAGATCTTCAGGCGCTGCCGGTCTTCAGCGGCCGCGTCCAGCGCAAGTACACGGCGAGCTGGCTGCGCCACCTGCAGGCGGCCCGCGCGCTCCCGGCGTCCGAACTCCCGTCACCGTCCCAGCCGACGGACGGCCCGCCCCCGGTGAACCGCTGGGCGGACAAGGACCCGGACGCGGCGGCCCGCCTGTCGGCGGCGCGCGCGGCGCTGACGGCGATCGCGGAGGACCGCCGGTTGCCGGTGGAGAACCTGCTGCTGCCGGACCTGGTACGCCGCACGTGCTGGCGCCCACCGGCGGAGACGGACGAAGACTCGGTGGCTGCGGTGCTGCGCGCGGGCGGGGCACGGCCGTGGCAGGTGGAGCTGACGGCTTCGGCGTTGAGCAAGGCGTTGCAGGCTACGGCTTCCTGA
- a CDS encoding toll/interleukin-1 receptor domain-containing protein, whose translation MTDFIADQPAVQCFLSFTHADDGLLNFVTPLKASIEQFCAAAHGRKIEIFVDRESIGWGEDWRAKIQDGLDAAMVLIPAVTMNYFYNSSACREELTAFYAKANELGLTQLILPLIILGRDLITENSDDANVRIIEKLQHIDIEEAVLAGSGTTAWRRTMAAVAKKLIKAIQSAENQLERLSEPEPARTGDGGLPGFQEHRNRLEQVARLLGQQLDTITVSLGGITAEMNQAAADIDVTSPDAAKERIARTADTIKPLSVSMQKAGTDFEATVAETDTIMRSYLAFVASHGSPEMAAQARKEQEAFVPALDELQTMEKTIAEYLRSAYALEKRSAPLRAALQPLRIGAQSIQLGIRTLQDLQDL comes from the coding sequence ATGACCGACTTTATTGCCGACCAGCCCGCTGTCCAGTGCTTCCTCAGCTTCACGCACGCGGACGACGGCCTCCTGAATTTCGTGACCCCGCTGAAAGCGTCCATTGAGCAATTCTGCGCCGCGGCGCACGGCCGCAAGATCGAGATCTTCGTGGATCGTGAGAGCATCGGCTGGGGTGAAGACTGGCGCGCCAAGATCCAAGACGGGCTCGACGCCGCGATGGTTTTAATCCCGGCCGTCACGATGAACTACTTCTACAACAGCAGCGCCTGCCGCGAAGAACTCACCGCGTTCTACGCCAAGGCCAACGAACTCGGGCTCACGCAGCTCATCCTGCCCTTGATCATCCTGGGGCGCGACCTCATCACCGAGAACAGTGACGACGCGAACGTCCGGATCATCGAGAAGTTGCAGCACATCGACATCGAGGAGGCTGTCCTCGCCGGATCGGGAACGACCGCGTGGCGCAGGACCATGGCCGCCGTGGCCAAGAAGCTGATCAAGGCGATCCAATCGGCCGAAAACCAATTGGAGCGCCTGTCGGAACCGGAACCCGCACGCACAGGCGACGGGGGCCTACCCGGGTTCCAGGAGCACAGAAATCGTCTCGAACAGGTCGCCCGACTGCTCGGGCAGCAACTCGACACCATCACGGTTTCTCTCGGCGGCATCACCGCAGAGATGAACCAGGCCGCCGCCGACATCGACGTCACATCTCCGGACGCCGCCAAGGAACGAATCGCCCGCACCGCCGACACGATCAAACCGTTGTCCGTGAGCATGCAGAAGGCCGGCACTGATTTCGAAGCGACAGTCGCTGAAACTGACACGATCATGCGCTCTTACCTGGCGTTCGTGGCCTCCCACGGCAGCCCGGAAATGGCGGCTCAGGCTCGTAAGGAGCAGGAGGCCTTCGTCCCGGCGCTCGACGAGCTCCAGACCATGGAGAAGACAATCGCCGAATACCTCCGCAGTGCGTACGCGCTCGAGAAAAGAAGCGCGCCGCTACGCGCAGCCCTCCAGCCGCTCCGCATTGGCGCTCAGTCGATCCAGCTGGGAATCCGCACGCTACAAGATCTCCAGGACCTCTGA
- a CDS encoding TetR/AcrR family transcriptional regulator, translating into MVKGAGVGRPRASGAAASRPDARQAVLDAAGELFTGAGYAATTTRAIAERAGLRQASLYYHFPAKEDILAALLAETVRPSLDLAARLVGAPGPAAVRLWALAYADIGLLGGARHNLGALYLLPEVASPNLARFRAERADLKAAYGSLVAASGVAAESVAIRTDLVFGLVESIAVVRRDDPSLDVEAHVREGADGVVRLVGAGEPSDELRAAAHTLLATLAD; encoded by the coding sequence GTGGTCAAAGGGGCGGGAGTCGGCAGGCCGAGGGCGAGCGGAGCGGCGGCGAGCCGCCCGGACGCCCGCCAGGCGGTGCTCGACGCGGCGGGAGAGCTGTTCACCGGAGCCGGCTACGCGGCGACGACGACCCGCGCGATCGCGGAGCGCGCGGGCTTGAGGCAGGCGTCGCTCTACTACCACTTCCCGGCGAAGGAAGACATCCTCGCGGCGTTGCTGGCGGAGACGGTCCGGCCGTCGTTGGACTTGGCGGCCCGCCTGGTGGGTGCTCCGGGCCCGGCGGCGGTGCGGCTGTGGGCGCTGGCGTACGCGGACATCGGCTTGCTCGGTGGGGCGCGGCACAACCTGGGCGCGTTGTACTTGCTGCCGGAGGTGGCTTCGCCGAACCTGGCCCGCTTCCGCGCGGAGCGAGCGGACCTGAAGGCGGCTTACGGCAGCCTGGTGGCGGCTTCGGGGGTGGCCGCGGAGTCGGTGGCCATCCGGACGGACCTGGTGTTCGGGCTGGTGGAGAGCATCGCGGTGGTCCGCCGGGACGACCCGTCGTTGGACGTCGAGGCGCATGTCCGTGAGGGAGCCGACGGGGTGGTGCGCCTGGTCGGGGCGGGTGAGCCGTCGGACGAGCTGCGGGCGGCGGCCCACACGCTGCTGGCGACTCTGGCGGACTGA
- a CDS encoding amino acid permease has product MPPDDLAAFGYRQELRRSLGGFSAFAAGFSFVSILTTVFQLFGFGYTFGGPLFFWTWPVVLGGQLLVALTFAELAARFPLAGSVYQWAKQLSKGFLGWLAGWMMLLGCVVALAAAAIALQVVLPSVWDGFQLVGGDPSVTSPSGAANAVLLGTLLLVFTTLVNAGGVRLMARINDVGVAAELLGVVVLITGLGLFAVRGPQVVLHDAPGTSAGISGVLASALMAAYVLYGFDTAASVAEETKDARKTAPRAVLRAVLVSGIGGLAVVVTALMAAPSLTDGQLAGHGLPYVITAVFGDTLGRVFLADVAVAVVVCTLTIQTGTVRLLYAMARDGALPAAARLSSVNPRTGTPVAPALVSGALAIALLLLNVGNPTLFSTITGTSVVVVYLAYLLVTGPLLVARLRGRFPAEPGRFSLGRRGVPLNGAAVLYGVAMIVNIAWPRAEIYDVAGSGAPWMLLFPIEFVGGALVIGWLCWLRLRPAPALEPAI; this is encoded by the coding sequence ATGCCACCCGACGATCTCGCCGCCTTCGGTTACCGCCAGGAGCTCCGCCGGTCGCTCGGCGGGTTCTCCGCCTTCGCCGCCGGCTTCTCCTTCGTCTCCATCCTCACGACCGTCTTCCAGCTCTTCGGCTTCGGCTACACCTTCGGCGGCCCCCTCTTCTTCTGGACGTGGCCGGTCGTGCTCGGCGGCCAGCTGCTCGTGGCACTCACCTTCGCCGAACTCGCCGCGCGCTTCCCGCTCGCCGGATCCGTTTACCAATGGGCGAAACAGCTCTCGAAGGGGTTCCTCGGCTGGCTCGCCGGCTGGATGATGCTGCTCGGCTGCGTCGTCGCCCTCGCCGCCGCGGCGATCGCGCTGCAAGTGGTGCTGCCCTCGGTCTGGGACGGCTTCCAGCTCGTCGGCGGCGACCCATCGGTGACGTCGCCGTCGGGCGCGGCCAACGCCGTCCTCCTCGGCACGCTCCTGCTCGTCTTCACCACGCTCGTCAACGCCGGCGGCGTCCGGCTGATGGCCCGGATCAACGACGTCGGCGTCGCGGCCGAGCTGCTCGGCGTCGTCGTCCTGATCACCGGGCTGGGGCTGTTCGCCGTCCGCGGTCCGCAGGTGGTGCTGCACGACGCCCCCGGCACGAGCGCGGGGATCAGTGGCGTGCTCGCTTCGGCGCTCATGGCCGCGTACGTGCTCTACGGCTTCGACACCGCCGCGTCGGTCGCCGAAGAAACGAAGGACGCACGGAAGACAGCGCCCCGCGCGGTCCTGCGCGCCGTGCTCGTGTCGGGGATCGGCGGGCTCGCCGTGGTCGTCACCGCGCTGATGGCCGCGCCCAGCCTCACCGACGGGCAGCTCGCCGGCCACGGCCTGCCGTACGTGATCACCGCCGTCTTCGGCGACACCCTCGGCCGCGTCTTCCTCGCCGACGTCGCCGTCGCCGTCGTGGTCTGCACCCTCACCATCCAGACCGGCACCGTCCGGCTCCTCTACGCGATGGCCCGCGACGGCGCTCTCCCCGCCGCCGCCCGACTTTCGTCGGTGAATCCGCGCACGGGGACGCCGGTCGCGCCCGCCCTCGTCTCCGGCGCGCTCGCCATCGCGCTGCTGCTCCTCAACGTCGGCAACCCGACGCTCTTCAGCACGATCACCGGGACGTCGGTGGTCGTCGTCTACCTGGCGTACCTGCTGGTCACCGGGCCGCTGCTGGTCGCCAGGCTGCGCGGGCGCTTCCCCGCGGAACCCGGCCGGTTTTCCCTGGGCCGCCGGGGTGTTCCGCTGAACGGCGCAGCCGTGCTCTACGGCGTCGCCATGATCGTGAACATCGCCTGGCCGCGTGCGGAGATCTACGACGTCGCCGGTTCGGGCGCCCCCTGGATGCTCTTGTTCCCGATAGAGTTCGTCGGCGGCGCACTGGTGATCGGCTGGCTCTGCTGGCTGCGGCTGCGCCCCGCTCCCGCCCTCGAACCCGCGATCTGA
- a CDS encoding urea amidolyase associated protein UAAP1: MSTTATTYGARDHARAQAGTVVETMPSIPASTWPGTVPGVAPEALTWAETVAGGGYTHKVLARGTRLRLTDVEGDACAHVLLFNADQPWERLNVADTVKVQWNAYLGEKVALLSDQARVLATIVEDGSGRHDALCGTSTVDGNTERYGDGAPQGPSPAGLPLFTLAAAKNGLGPRDLPPSLSFFQGVRVQPEGALEFTGSAGAGKSLDLRIEIPSIVLIANVPHPVDPRPGYTATNLEVLAWRDRPSTPDSPEWTHSPEARRAFENTADYLTARGIA; encoded by the coding sequence ATGAGCACCACCGCCACCACCTACGGCGCCCGGGACCACGCCCGGGCCCAGGCCGGCACCGTGGTCGAAACGATGCCGTCGATCCCGGCGAGTACCTGGCCGGGCACCGTGCCCGGGGTGGCTCCCGAGGCGCTGACCTGGGCCGAGACCGTCGCCGGCGGCGGGTACACGCACAAGGTGCTGGCCCGGGGCACCCGGCTGCGGCTGACCGACGTCGAGGGTGACGCCTGCGCGCACGTGCTGCTGTTCAACGCCGACCAGCCGTGGGAACGGCTGAACGTCGCCGACACGGTGAAGGTGCAGTGGAACGCCTACCTCGGCGAGAAGGTGGCGCTGCTGTCCGACCAGGCCCGCGTGCTCGCGACGATCGTCGAAGACGGCAGCGGCCGCCACGACGCGCTCTGCGGTACGTCCACTGTGGACGGCAACACCGAGCGCTACGGCGACGGCGCCCCGCAGGGCCCCTCCCCCGCCGGTCTGCCGCTGTTCACCCTGGCCGCGGCGAAGAACGGGCTCGGGCCGCGTGATCTGCCGCCGAGCCTGTCGTTCTTCCAGGGCGTGCGCGTCCAGCCCGAAGGCGCACTGGAGTTCACCGGCTCCGCGGGCGCCGGGAAGTCCCTCGACCTGCGGATCGAAATCCCGTCGATCGTGCTGATCGCCAACGTGCCGCACCCCGTGGACCCGCGCCCGGGCTACACCGCGACGAACCTCGAAGTCCTCGCCTGGCGCGACCGTCCCTCCACTCCGGACAGTCCGGAGTGGACGCACTCACCCGAAGCCCGGCGCGCGTTCGAGAACACCGCCGACTACCTGACCGCACGGGGGATCGCATGA
- a CDS encoding urea amidolyase associated protein UAAP2 produces the protein MSTAYRSQLELTFDVPARAPFSTVLKRGQELTIVDLGGNQAVDFLCYDANDTAKRYSAAATIAAQGSIFLTTGSVLRTQESAPLLTVVADTCGRHDTLGGACSKESNSLRYGQHTRYQHACVENFLSEGAKWGLGKRDLVSNVNWYMNVPVEEDGTLGIVDGISAPGMEVRLRAETDVLVLVSNCPQINNPCNGFDPTPVRMIVTSAGGGE, from the coding sequence ATGAGCACGGCGTACCGTTCGCAGCTGGAGCTGACCTTCGACGTGCCCGCGCGAGCGCCGTTCTCCACGGTGCTCAAGCGGGGCCAGGAGCTGACGATCGTCGACCTCGGCGGCAACCAGGCCGTCGACTTCCTCTGCTACGACGCGAACGACACGGCGAAGCGCTACAGCGCGGCCGCGACGATCGCCGCACAGGGCAGCATCTTCCTCACCACCGGCAGCGTGCTGCGCACCCAGGAAAGCGCGCCGCTGCTCACCGTCGTCGCCGACACCTGCGGCCGCCACGACACGCTCGGCGGCGCGTGCAGCAAGGAGTCCAACAGCCTCCGCTACGGCCAGCACACCCGGTACCAGCACGCCTGCGTCGAGAACTTCCTCAGCGAAGGCGCGAAGTGGGGGCTGGGCAAGCGCGACCTGGTCAGCAACGTCAACTGGTACATGAACGTGCCGGTCGAAGAAGACGGCACGCTCGGCATCGTCGACGGCATTTCCGCGCCGGGAATGGAAGTCCGGCTGCGCGCGGAGACCGACGTGCTCGTCCTGGTCTCGAACTGCCCGCAGATCAACAACCCCTGCAACGGGTTCGACCCGACGCCGGTGCGCATGATCGTCACCTCGGCCGGGGGCGGCGAGTGA
- the uca gene encoding urea carboxylase has product MRLLVANRGEIAVRILRSARELGLETVAVYSDADRLSPHVRLADRAVRLGPAPAAESYLRAGAIVQAALDTSCDAIHPGYGFLSEDAAFARACEDAGIAFAGPSPEHLEVFGSKHTAREAAIAAGVPLLAGTGLLADVDEALARADDIGYPVMLKATGGGGGIGMRACASPEELRTAWDTVRSVAAKSFASSGVFLERLVTRARHVEVQVFGDGFGEVMALGTRDCSLQRRNQKVVEECPAPDLPETVRRQLVESAVALCSSVRYRSAGTVEYVYDPGRGEAAFLEVNTRLQVEHPVTEAVYGVDLVAWMLRLAQGDRAMFRATPVARGHAVEARVYAEDPNAGHRPSSGLVTRAEFPAGARVDTWVEPGTTVTTHYDPLLAKVICTGTDRAAALANLRDALAATRVDGVRTNLGQLRAAAADAAFGSAAHDTSTLDDIADDEPQIDVVRGGTMTTVQDWPGRTGFWAVGVPPSGPMDDLSLRLGNLALGNPEGAPGLECTVDGVTLRFSHATQVCVTGAPTTVLVDGTEAPLWAPVEVPAGATLDVRACTAGLRSYVLVRGGIDVPAFLGSAATFTLGKFGGHGGRALAAGDVLRPGPAPADPVVGPVADRPGFAGRWTIGALEGPHAAPEFFTPEDVDTFYATDWQVHFNSARTGVRLVGPRPKWARPDGGEAGLHPSNIHDTPYAIGAVDYTGDLPILLGPDGPSLGGFVCPATVATGERWKLGQLRPGDTVRFVPIGTDHAAALRTRPATAVEPSRPARDDGGVLARLSATDGEPPVTYRRSGDDNLLVEYGEMKLDLALRMRVHALAERLAAEGVPGIVDLTPGIRSLQVHVDPDALPVGKALGLVRELERDLPPTHDLVVPSRRVRLPLSWDDPATREAIERYMTGVRDDAPWCPWNIEFIRRVNGLSSVDDVYRTVFDAEYLVLGLGDVYLGAPVATPLDPRHRLVTTKYNPARTWTAENSVGIGGAYLCIYGMEGPGGYQFVGRTTQVWNSWHGGDQPWCLRFFDRISWYPVSAEELLDLRAQSASGQLALDTTEGTFALADYEEFLAANADSISAFRATQAAAFEAERKAWAAAGEFDPKPEPVTRPPARVEAPPGGHVVEAPFAATVWRVDVSAGERVEDAQSLVTLEAMKTEARIPAPASGEVVEVLVSPGDQVAPGTPLVVLG; this is encoded by the coding sequence GTGAGGCTGCTCGTCGCCAACCGCGGCGAGATCGCGGTCCGGATCCTCCGCAGCGCCCGGGAACTGGGGCTCGAAACGGTCGCTGTGTACTCCGACGCCGACCGCCTGTCGCCGCACGTGCGGCTCGCCGACCGGGCCGTGCGGCTCGGTCCGGCCCCCGCGGCGGAGAGCTACCTGCGGGCCGGCGCGATCGTCCAGGCCGCCCTCGACACCAGCTGCGACGCGATCCACCCCGGCTACGGCTTCCTCTCGGAGGACGCGGCGTTCGCGCGAGCCTGCGAAGACGCCGGGATCGCGTTCGCCGGTCCGTCGCCGGAGCACCTGGAAGTGTTCGGCAGCAAGCACACCGCGCGCGAGGCGGCGATCGCGGCGGGCGTGCCGCTGCTGGCCGGCACCGGCCTGCTGGCCGATGTGGACGAGGCACTGGCGCGCGCGGACGACATCGGCTACCCGGTGATGCTCAAGGCGACCGGCGGCGGGGGCGGCATCGGCATGCGTGCCTGCGCCTCCCCCGAAGAACTGCGCACCGCCTGGGACACCGTCCGCAGTGTCGCGGCCAAGAGCTTCGCCAGTTCCGGCGTCTTCCTGGAACGGCTGGTGACCCGCGCGCGGCACGTCGAGGTCCAGGTGTTCGGCGACGGCTTCGGCGAAGTCATGGCGCTGGGCACGCGGGACTGCTCGCTGCAGCGGCGCAACCAGAAGGTCGTCGAGGAGTGCCCGGCGCCGGACTTGCCGGAGACAGTCCGCAGGCAGCTCGTCGAATCGGCCGTCGCGCTGTGCTCGTCGGTCCGGTACCGCTCGGCGGGCACGGTCGAGTACGTCTACGACCCCGGCCGCGGCGAGGCGGCGTTCCTCGAGGTCAACACCCGGCTGCAGGTCGAGCACCCGGTCACCGAGGCGGTGTACGGCGTCGACCTGGTCGCCTGGATGCTGCGGCTCGCCCAGGGCGACCGCGCGATGTTCCGCGCGACGCCGGTCGCGCGCGGCCACGCCGTCGAAGCCCGCGTGTACGCCGAGGACCCGAACGCCGGGCACCGGCCCAGCTCCGGGCTCGTGACGCGGGCGGAGTTCCCGGCCGGCGCCCGGGTGGACACCTGGGTCGAGCCGGGCACCACCGTGACCACGCACTACGACCCGTTGCTGGCCAAGGTGATCTGCACCGGCACCGACCGCGCGGCCGCGCTGGCGAACCTCCGCGACGCGCTCGCCGCGACCCGCGTCGACGGCGTCCGGACCAACCTCGGGCAGCTGCGCGCGGCGGCCGCCGACGCGGCGTTCGGCTCGGCCGCCCACGACACGTCCACTTTGGACGACATCGCGGACGACGAGCCGCAGATCGACGTCGTGCGCGGCGGAACGATGACCACCGTGCAGGACTGGCCGGGCCGCACCGGGTTCTGGGCCGTCGGGGTACCGCCGAGCGGCCCGATGGACGACCTTTCGCTGCGGCTGGGCAACCTCGCCCTCGGCAACCCCGAGGGCGCGCCCGGCCTGGAGTGCACTGTGGACGGTGTCACGCTGCGGTTCTCGCACGCCACGCAGGTGTGCGTCACCGGCGCGCCGACGACCGTCCTCGTCGACGGCACCGAAGCACCGTTGTGGGCACCGGTCGAAGTACCCGCCGGAGCCACCCTGGACGTCCGCGCGTGCACGGCCGGGTTGCGCAGCTACGTGCTCGTCCGCGGCGGCATCGACGTCCCGGCGTTCCTCGGCAGCGCGGCGACGTTCACCCTCGGGAAGTTCGGCGGCCACGGCGGCCGCGCGCTGGCCGCGGGCGACGTCCTGCGGCCCGGCCCGGCGCCCGCGGATCCCGTGGTGGGCCCGGTCGCCGACCGGCCGGGCTTCGCCGGCCGCTGGACGATCGGCGCGCTCGAAGGACCGCACGCGGCACCGGAGTTCTTCACCCCGGAGGACGTCGACACCTTCTACGCCACCGACTGGCAGGTGCACTTCAACTCGGCCCGCACCGGCGTCCGTCTCGTCGGCCCACGGCCGAAGTGGGCGCGGCCGGATGGCGGTGAGGCCGGCCTGCACCCGTCGAACATCCACGACACGCCGTACGCGATCGGCGCCGTCGACTACACCGGCGACCTGCCGATCCTGCTCGGCCCGGACGGGCCCAGCCTGGGCGGGTTCGTCTGCCCGGCGACGGTCGCCACCGGCGAGCGGTGGAAGCTCGGGCAGCTGCGCCCGGGCGACACCGTGCGGTTCGTGCCGATCGGCACCGACCACGCGGCGGCGCTGCGGACCCGGCCCGCGACGGCGGTCGAGCCGAGCCGGCCCGCGCGCGACGACGGCGGCGTCCTCGCGCGACTGTCCGCTACGGACGGAGAGCCACCGGTCACCTACCGCCGCAGCGGGGACGACAACCTGCTCGTCGAGTACGGCGAGATGAAGCTCGACCTGGCGCTGCGGATGCGGGTGCACGCGCTCGCGGAGCGGCTCGCGGCCGAAGGTGTGCCGGGGATCGTCGACCTGACGCCGGGCATCCGGTCGCTGCAGGTGCACGTCGACCCGGACGCGCTGCCGGTCGGCAAGGCGCTCGGGCTGGTGCGGGAGCTGGAACGGGACCTGCCGCCCACGCACGACCTCGTGGTGCCCAGCCGCCGCGTCCGGCTGCCGCTGTCGTGGGACGACCCGGCCACGCGCGAGGCGATCGAGCGGTACATGACGGGCGTCCGCGACGACGCGCCGTGGTGCCCGTGGAACATCGAGTTCATCCGGCGCGTCAACGGTCTGTCCAGTGTGGATGATGTGTACCGGACGGTGTTCGACGCCGAATACCTGGTGCTGGGCCTCGGCGACGTCTACCTCGGCGCGCCGGTCGCGACGCCGCTCGACCCGCGCCACCGCCTGGTCACGACGAAGTACAACCCGGCGCGGACGTGGACGGCGGAGAACTCCGTCGGCATCGGCGGCGCCTACCTCTGCATCTACGGCATGGAAGGCCCGGGCGGCTACCAGTTCGTCGGGCGGACCACGCAGGTGTGGAACAGCTGGCACGGCGGCGACCAGCCGTGGTGCCTGCGGTTCTTCGACCGGATCTCCTGGTACCCGGTGTCCGCCGAGGAACTCCTGGACCTGCGCGCGCAGAGCGCTTCCGGCCAGCTGGCGCTCGACACGACCGAAGGCACCTTCGCGCTGGCCGACTACGAGGAGTTCCTGGCGGCCAACGCCGACAGCATCTCGGCGTTCCGGGCGACGCAGGCGGCCGCGTTCGAGGCGGAGCGGAAGGCGTGGGCCGCGGCGGGCGAGTTCGACCCGAAGCCGGAGCCGGTCACCCGGCCCCCGGCGCGCGTCGAGGCACCGCCGGGCGGGCACGTCGTCGAGGCGCCCTTCGCGGCGACCGTGTGGCGGGTCGACGTCAGCGCGGGCGAGCGCGTCGAGGACGCGCAGTCGCTGGTGACACTGGAAGCGATGAAGACGGAGGCGCGGATCCCCGCGCCGGCGAGCGGTGAGGTGGTCGAAGTGCTCGTGTCCCCCGGCGACCAGGTGGCGCCCGGAACGCCGTTGGTGGTGCTCGGATGA